In the Glycine max cultivar Williams 82 chromosome 19, Glycine_max_v4.0, whole genome shotgun sequence genome, CTAGAAGTCTAGAACTGTCTACTGTTTCAACCGTTTCCAAAATTTCTTTAttcattaatgatttttttttatttgaaggggaaaagaaaaaaaaaaaaaaactcaaatcacCCTTTTTGCTTGATAGTGTAATGAGCAATGTTGTCTCAGCAGGGAATGTTCAGCTGTTCAGTTTTCATGACCAAAAGTGGTTTTGTTTGTGCTGAGGTTTCTGTAGGATAAAAAGTTTGGGTTTTTATTTCTCTAATGTACAGTGGTGATAATGATGGAAATGACATGCATgatgattattatttgatggcttttatcttttgctttgcTCTCAAGTGCCATCCTATGTTGGTGTGTGGAGCATCTATTCTGTATTACTTTGATTCCCTTGAAATCTGATCTggcttatctttttttttttcttcttttgggacCAATTTTCACCCACTATTTCCACCCTCCACTTCAAATTTACTTGCTTTGTGTTTGTGAGTGCCTGTTATCAAATCTCCAAAAGCTCAAAGAAACTGGTATTGTGTTCGGCATAAGGAATTAGGATTGATTTCAGGGTGTATTCTgtacctttttcatttttatctttgttttttcatttgtgCTTTCTGAAGAGCTTTGGAGATGTATGATATAGAATTGTAGGTTTGTGTTGTTAGGGTTGAGAAAAATGGGATCTCAGGGTGGGGCAGTGCAAGAGCCAAAGACTACTACCCCTTTGGCTAGGCAAGGGTCCTTGTATAATCTGACCCTTGATGAGGTGCATAACCAACTTGGGAATTTGGGGAAGCCACTTGGCAGCATGAATCTTGATGAGTTGCTGAAGAGTGTGTGGAGTGCTGAagctggtggtggtggtgaggcTTCTGGCTGGGACTTTGGTGTTGGTGATGCTACTAACATGCCGCATGGCAAGGCTGCTGCTTCCGGCTCCTCTCTGAATCCTCAGGGGAGCCTAACTTTGTCTAGGGATCTTAGCAGGAAAACTGTTGATGAGGTTTGGAAAGATAtgcaactgaagaaggtcactAATAGGGATAAAAAAATCCAGGAAAGGCAAGCTACACTGGGTGAGATGACTCTGGAGGACTTCTTGGTGAAGGCTGGAGTGGTTGCTGAAGCTTTGCCTACCAAGGGTGGGGCTATGTCAGGGGTCGATTCAAATGGGGCTTTCTCACAACATGGCCATTGGTTGCAATACCAGCAGCTCTCTTCTTCGACGCAGCAGCCGAATGTGATGGGGGGTTATGTGGCTGGCCATGCCATTCAGCAGCCTTTCCAGGTTGGAGTGAATCTGGTTTTGGATGCAGCATACTCCGAGCAGCCGGCTTCTTTAATGGGGACGTTATCGGATACACAAACTCCAGGTCGAAAAAGGGGTGCCTCTGGTGTTGTGGTGGAGAAAACTGTGGAGAGGAGGCAGAAGAGGATGATTAAAAATAGGGAATCTGCTGCTCGGTCACGGGCAAGAAGACAGGTAATATACATTTGTGTGTGAATGTGTTTGgtgttatttcttttaaatctacttgttttttttttataacatagtGTAAAGTCGTATTTCTTTggttaataaaattcaaaaaagttGATGCAAGGTATTATCTATGTCAATGAACAGGCATACACACAAGAACTGGAGATTAAAGTTTCACGATTAGAAGAGGAGAATGAAAGGCTTAGAAGACTAAATGTATGTTTCTAATTCTATgcttttgcttttttattttcttaattatatgatGAAATATTTGTTGGTCGCATCTCTTCATGGCTTGCGGCCTGCCATCTTGGCAGGAAAGTGTATGGCTGAAATGCTTGTTGTTTAAAAGGATTTCATCTGGCCAAAGCTTGTCTATACTGTTGGTTGTGTGATATTTTGGTTAGGCATGTGATTTATGACACTGAAAAGTGATTGTGCTAGGTATGTAGTATGTACTATATAGTATATTATATGCTGCAGTTGATGAAATAAATTGTACTGATTAATGAATAAATTGATATGTCTGTAGAGAACCAACCTGTAAGGCCTCTAGTTATTCATCATATTTGGTGTTAAAAAAAGAAGGTAACGGATGAATTATTCTTTAgtctaaaaaggaaaaataacaaTGGACTAGGCtcaaaacaaatgataataatgGCCATACTAGTTGGAATTCTAAGATAGGCCGATCTTTATTGCTATTATGATTCTTTAGTATTTTAATTGCATTTGGATCTACAGTTTTCATATAAATGTGTGTTTTGCATTGAGGTGTGGAGtattaaccaaaaataaaatagatttttttttcagggaAAAGTGAAATTTGCTCTTCCTTTACAATCATAATGCATCCTATTAGTAGTTAGCAATTTATAAGTTGCCGAAAACTCCATTGATTGGCCATgtgaatatttattattactttgCTGCCTGTCTTTGGTAATTGTGGCTAACTGGGAAAGTCATTGTGGAAAGAttgaagtaaaaatatttagtgTTTATGCGTACTTCATCAGTGAAGTGCTTGTTTCTTGGTCTTATTAATTGCAAATAGTGTAGTTTGAACCATTTTATTATAAAGTACCTttgttaaatacttttttttttatggcaaCCTTTGTTAAATACTTAATTCCAATCAACCATTGCACTGATATTACAAGATTTTTCAAGTTTCCTGTGTTATTGAGACAGAGTTATTGGATTTTGATGAGTGTTGGAAATCTTACTGGTAGCATAGATAGACTTTAAAAGCTTTAAAATGTGGAATGCTCTAGGCTTTTGGGGTTATATCTGGTAAAGAAAAAAGTGCTCTGAAGGATCATGAGGTAGTTCTGCAAGCTTCTCTACTGCTGTACTGTACTCTGAAATGAAATTTGAACTGGGAATAATGAGTCCATCTGAAAAGTTTTTAACCCTAGATTACcaataatttctgttaaaacctcataatatcttttattctttctaaCTCTGGTGATAAATACTAGctccaaatatttaaatattttgaaaacctGGTGCTAGTAGTTTTATCTTCCTTTtgcttaaatgaaaaaaaaaaaagcagattGATGACTTGTTGAAGTTGATAATGCACATTGGCTAAGACAGCCAAATCTAGTTTTACTATGGTGTGGTTTGGCTTCTAAGAGATTTGTCCAGTGGCCCAACCATTTTATTTGCAGTTTCGCTTACTGATATATTTCAAGTCAATTTGATGAGAATCAATACCacagaaaaaaaaggagatgagaatgctaaaaaaattgaacttaatGTTATTAAGTGATACTGTTCTATAATGATTTGCCGCATATAGTTCTGTATCAGAACACTATGTTATGTTCCCAACTATATATCTTATTATCCACTTATAATAATCTAATATTGTGTTTATCACAATAAATCGAATTTGTTTGAGAGAACCTTAACATGATTGTCCATAGTTTTAAGGTCTCTCTTTTGGTGGTCTAaacccttttgttctttttttgttttcttagaatgtgggtttgggCCTAACTCAATTCCAAAAGCTAACTCATGAGGTGAGGGTTACACCTCACTTATATCCTCTATGTTGGCCTTATCTCTAGCCAATGTGGGACTTAGATTTTTCCcaatatgtttgtttttctaattatcCCAAGCTATTGGTTCTATTTCTTCATTACAACTTCCAAGGAACCTTAACAGTTATCCAGTACTTATAATGCAACTTCAACTTCAATGAAGAGTGGAGGTCCCAAAATTGTAAAGCACAGGGGAATAACTTCAATCTCAATCTTCTGGAGGATGGAGTTgctaacaacattttttttcctgtttgtGAAAACAGAAAAGCATTCTACAGTTTTAAACACACAGTGCACTTATTTTGTAACACTTACATCTACAAAGAGGATTACATTACCTGATTGGAAACTGAAAGTAGTTCAGGTTAAATATCCATAACCAGTTATAATCTAGAACCTTGTTTAGGATCTTAGAATTTGAAGCAGGACATAGCTCTCTATGACATGACTTTACcaactaaaaattatatttgaaccAACGATATGGTGTGTGATGGACTGATGCTTTGAGTTTGCCGTGTACTAATCACTGTTGTTTTTATTCTATTTGTGGAATTTTTTAGAAAGTTAAGAGATATAATAAAGCAATTCACTTGTCTTTCCCTAATAGCTTAAACTTTTAGAGTATTTGTGTCATGACAACTTAGgttatgtttggataaatttcttaAGTAAGCACTTGTatgaatagaaaagaaaaaaaaaatgaatcaaacttttcttataagttaaaatcagcTTATGTATCTCAGCTTTTCAAGAAGTTAGATGAGAGAACTTCTATAAAAGTTGAAGTGTACAAGTTGATGTCAACTTAAGAGAAATTTGTTGGCCTCTTTATAAAAGTTGTATTTgctgttcaaaaagaaaaaaaaaaaaacttcagagAAAAGTTTAGttcattttacctttttattttcttctgctttaagtacttaatttattaaaacagGATTGGGTAAATAGGGAAATTTGTTCTTGAAAGTGAGGTGTTGACAAATTGATCCCTCaaagatgaaaaattcaaatttagtcCATGAATATGCAAAAAGGACGACAAATAAGTTTTACAAacaatttaatgacaaattggTCCCTAAATTTTgcaaattaatgttaaattggtccttgaaaaatataacttattgtTAAATTGGTCGTTGAAcataacttaatgaaaaaatagTCTCACAAATTTAATGGCAGGAttaatttgtcataatttttgcacattcaaggactaaatttgtatttttcatctttagatATCAATTTGTCATCACATTACACTTTCAGGCACAATTTTAGCTATTTACCCAAAAGGATTTTATTGATTAACGTTTTTCCTTGTCACAGGAAATGGAGAGGGCATTGCCATCTGTGCCACCACCTGAGCCTAAGCCAAAGCAACAGCTTCGCAGAACTAGTTCAGCCATCTTTTGATATCTTAATTGCAATGAATTCCTAATTCTTGCCCATGCTATCACATCACATAGCTCTCATGTGCATTATACTCCCGCCTCTTCAAGTTTGGTTATAGATGGGAGGCTATTGTTTGTGATGCTATCAGTTCTCCCCAGCTTGCTCTATTCTACTAATGTTTACCTCTTATGTATATTTTGATAAGTTTGGCTTACAACTTAAGCTGCTCTATAAATATACTTACTCTAATTTTGGGCCCATTTGTGggaattatgaaattataagtcttactttttatttaacaagTCTCATCTATGATttcatgattttcaataaatattagcTAATAACAGAGATtgtgttagaaaaaaaatgtattctttATGAATTAGGTGGCATAACATTGTATTTAAAAAAGAGGCAATCCAAACCTTACAGGTAACCTATATGCTTATTACAGCTAgattaacaatatatttttcgtatttttataatctattatttggttaaaaaaaatcccATACTAATATTCCATTTGTTTGAGTGAAAATAGATTTGGATTAAAAGTCTTGAGTTCAAGTCTTTTGAATGTGATTGGAAGAGAAGATTTTGTTAAAGGTGGTTTGATAGGTTTTTCGAAGAAAATTAGTTACTGATGAAGCcaatcaatatttttcatttataatatagtaaaaaaatcatgtaaacAATATGCAGATTTATTGAGCAATGTTTTTGTCCacgaatgaaaaatagaaattacaaaaatgcaACTTTGTTTCCACTTTACTTTTTGTTCTCAAAACTCAATCCTTCCATGTTTTTAGGTTTCCATATATCGGTCCAATTAAATctagtggatttttttttttttttatttcattattcttCTGTTCCCGTCAATTTTTTAGAAGATGAAGGTTATCAAAAGTCCTCACAATAAGCTTGAAACAACTCGTTACATAATTTGATATGGCTTGGGCAACAGATTTCATAAGTATTTCGTTACCCATTCTAGAAAGAGATTGCTCCATCCacttgttcaatttttattacaCACTCTTCTAAATGCTAGAGAAAATCATCTTAAACTTTCCCAATAAAGTGGTAGCCCAAGATATTTGTCATGAAAATTGTAACGACCTGTCTTGTCGTtatgatatcaccactctaaagtacgtaaattttaatttttaaatgaaaatttcattaatttgcttatgaaaaatgagagtAAATTTTTCGCGATATAGattcaccaaacaacgcacaattatttaaatgaaatatatatatatatatatatatatatatatatatatatatatatatatatatatatatatatatatattaacttagTACACATTCACATAATAGAaaagtaaattagttcatacatataattaaatctatgatttacatcctcaattcaaaaaaGAAGTATAGAACTAGTTACagggagttgattaacaaaatacaactctcccaaaataattccaacgtcatcacgttggcttggcggctccacaaaagaatctcacttcacgTACTCTACTGTTGTCTGTCTGCTCCAACGAACGAAGGttcacgatcatcacaggtacaaaaattgcaaggtgattttattataaaagaaattaacacatgtcagaccctaatttcgtctgggaaTTATCATTCACTAACGTTTTGATTCTCGCTAGCCGAATTGAGTTGTTCGACACCAGTTGTTGCGCAAGAGGAAACATTATTCGACGTTTCGGTAAAGAATGCGGAAAATACCTaaaagggagggcaaaagggtcattttaagcTTTTTCTGACCCCAGGCAAGCCTGGCCCCCCAAATAGCGTAGgggttgttggatcaagtggccttagaataattaagaagggggggggggttgaattaattattaacgaacctttactaattaaaaatctacccttctaaggattttactaaaatgttaagaaagtaaaaaacagaagtagaaacttaaccaaaagtaaaaacgataattaaagtgtagggaagaagaagacaaacacaagaattttatactggttcaacaacaacccgtgcctacatccagtccccaagcgacctgcggtccttgagatttcttttcaaccttgtaaaatcctttacaagcaaagatccacaagggatgtaccatcccttgttctctttgtaacaaccaagtggatgtatcctccacttgaactaatccacaagagatgtaacctctcttgttctcagtcacaacaacccaagtagatgtaccctctacttgtaccacaaaggatgtaccctccaatgtgttaagacaaagttctcaggcggttagtcctttgaaactttgtgaaggggaaacaaaagaattctcaggcggttagtcccttgaaatcttttgtttatgggaaagggaagaatcaaaagaattctcagattgtgtcgttttgaattctttgacaagggagaagggagacacaaaagaattcaggcggttagtcctttgttcttttggaaaagggagaagagagacacaaaaagaattcaggcagttagtccttggcgaattctttttggcaaagggagaagagaatgaaaaagatgaatagcacacttttgttttcatggtTTGGAAACCggaaaactttagaaagattttggcaaaggaagaagaagaagaagtttaaagagattcaaaggttgtaaaagaatatgatgataagttgtttgtaaaggttgtaagtgtttttcaaatgcaaatcaaggtcttacttttatagtctcttcaagtctggtcaagaaaaccattggaagagttataacctttagaaaaacctgaaaaccattggaagagttacatcttttgatttttgttcaaaacttatcattggtaatcgattaccaaatccttgtaatcgattacacaaggctttttatgaaaggatgtgactcttcacaattgaatttgaattccaacgttcagatacactggtaatcgattaccaatatcttgtaatcgattacaccattttgaaatcaattggaacgttgcaaattcagttgaaaacttttgaaatcaaactttgccattggtaatcgattaccagagagtaaaaactctggtgacgtagaaaattttgagaaaattcttttaaaaaacagaactgtgctatgtttgtttttgaaaaatctttttaatacttcccttgtgaagtcttcttgatttcttctcttgaatcttgaattcatcttttcttgaatcttgaaatcaaacttctcttgattcttgaatcttcttgatttcttcttgttgacttaatcttgaaatcattctttgggctttttgtcatcatctttgtcattatcaaaactacttgaatcaacttgattcatcatcatgaagcttgcttctgcaggggtgaagtaaccagctcgcctaggcgagcaaggttacttcagaTTGAAGCAATAGCTCACGTGGGCGACCTGCAGATCCACCAAAACCCCttctttcctataaataggcgtgagggggGGCTGAAGAAGGGGTTCAACTTTTAAACATTGAAAGGTTTCAATGAAAtttaaagagaagaagaagaaagaagagaaaaatgaggccGAGGCGTTACCGAATTGCGATCGTAATcgacttctacatcgttcttcgtttgGTGTTCTTCATTTGTCATCcggttagtatttattttaaggatttggatacaatctatgcacccttaggggtcctctttgttgctttgcacatcttcatctcattcttctaccattagtaatgtcttttcttcttgtaaagtgaGTTTTGACCGATCATTTACATCACAAATCGTCTTTTAATGAGATTGAAAGTAAATTAGTGAGACCAAGATGAAATCAACATGAATTGAGTTTTTATCCACAAAAGTCGCTTGAatctgttcaaggtccaacgccttaacggtctcttttatttttgttggttaaaatgaacctttcaaaagtttaaaatcaactcgacacacaacttttttttggcatgtaaagaactacgtaggtctaagttcctcatcacacttgaggatatgtaggagcaagggcaacgctcttgttgaccccaaaaaaggtaaaaacataaaaaagggaaaataaataaatattgaagtcatgattttgcacactcgattaaaggctgttgtccctcgtgacagacgtgtggggtgctaatagcttcctcgtgcgtaaacaacaaccgaacccttatttttaaaattcgcAGGccccttttttggtttttctaacgtcttcctcaaataaacgttggtggcgaatcCAGCGCGTTTTCTTTTTTGGAATACGTACCCTTGAATCTCAcctcgccctcccaccgaatggtaggttgcgacagttggggactccactggggagacttgttagagagttaagccatttaaTCTGTATGCAATATTTATcatgaccttttttttttcatttttgtttccccttcttTCTTTCATGTTCTTATGTTCATATAACTCTTTTTTCTGTGCTTTGGTATTCGGTGTGGCTGTTTACCTATTACATGCATATTTAGAAATGTTTGTTTGTTCTATAcacacatgacacctacacctttgcacacacAGTGAGTTATTGGGTCCTATACCCGAGTCCGTGGAgacataggaagtggaggttGATCCGTGGTCATGCTTGGTCTCCAActcgcttgatgacagtgaagtctcatctagagtttttctctttgatgatacattgtcgctggtagtccctaccgccacaatgtatgatatcaaagaggatgatatctctagaaacctttGAAAGTTATGTGCAACCACCTTTAGGAGTTATCACTAAATAGCAAACCTTTAGCTATTTCCATCAGGTTCCTAATTTGGGGGCACGGAACAAACACAATGTGTTGTTTCCTTGATCTGTCCatgcatattttttatgacGTCGTGATTGTGTGCGTCATTCCTGTGTTTGCCATGTTGTTATGTCATTTCGGCATTAATTTATTGCATTATCATGCTCGTTCGTCTAGTATGTTTCTCTTTGTGCTACCAACCACATGCTCTCATGCATGCATGCTCATGTCGTGTCATCACCCATGCATCACATTTGTCTCGTCATCTTTGTCAcaggaagccggaaggtccgcatcaccttcttaattgcatGCATTGGGCACCATGGTAATGACTGCGAACGAACCATGATACCCAATACATTGTGGGTAAGAAGGGTTGTCTTACAGACTCTTGGGTCcgtagtgtcgcaacctacccttcggcgggagggcgacgtgagactcacgggtgcgtcttccaagggaggaaaatgctcggagttgccaccaacgtttatttgaggaaaaacgttagaaaaaccaaaaagcgggtctatgaactttaagagtaaaaggttcgggagttgtttttacgcacggggaaggtattagcaccccacgcgtccgtcacaaggggcgacaacctttaatcaaatgtgcaaaatcatgaattttgttttatttgattttccctttttttttacgttttttatcttttggggtcgacaaaagcggggcttttgctcctacgtatcctcaattgcaatgaggaacttagacctaAGTAGTTCTTTAGAAAGTAAGAAAGTTATGCGgggtgttgattttagacttttaaatgGTTCGTTTTcaccgataaaagtaaaaagggaccattaaggcgttggaccttgaaacggttTCAAATGAGCTTTTTGTGGGCAaatgcttgatttgtgagttgattttagccttagtttcacttggttatttctcaactcattaaagaggactttcaaagtaaaatgtccagttgacacttattttattatttttttatttaaccgaggttacgacatgaacgatcggttgaaattcatttaaacattaattaagtgaggttacgGCTTAAAGATCGGTCGAAACTCgcttaaaatgaagaaaaagaatattgaaagtagaagaatgaaatggaaacatacaaagcaagaatggacccctaagggtgcatagaatgaattcaaaatcaaaaactaaCCAGTTGAAGATCAATGAgcgatgaagaatgaagaagaacGGTGATGAATGTCCATGGATTTGATCATGGAAACGTCATGGAAGCATTATGGAAgtacctcggcttggatttttcccttttttcttcttctcgtcactaattttaagtgaattatGAGTGCTAAAAgagctgaaccccttccttagCTCCCATCCACGCCATTTTGTAGAAAaatgggggaggtggttgccgcccagctcgcccaagcgagctaggttgcttccacctgaaGTAACCCCCCTCCAGAACCTTCTAGATAAGCCCAGAAGCTAGGTACACCCCTTAGTTTGATCAGTGCACCCCCTATTTTTTGCGTTTTTGGCTGATTTCCTTCTGAAACGTCACAAAAATTTATGGATTATGTGACGATGAGTGTTAAGCATCTCAAAGTGGTCAACCAAGGTCCGTACGCTGACAAACATatgtccccagacgaaattagggtatggaagttgcccctctttacttatcttttattggagataaaaggaaagtaaagataagacattaATTTCGTTCGAGTTGAAATTCCACCCGACCGACCAAAAACTCAATCAGTGAAACCTGTCAAAAGAAAGAGCATAAAAACATCAGGTGCATCAGCAAAATCCTTGGTGCCTTGGAAGTGACAAAAATGGATAATCGTGacgtctctgcatgctatcggactCACTTGTCTCGGGATAGCAGGGGAAACTTCGGTAGCCTTGATCGACAGACATTGAGTCTTTCAACGAGGGAAATAGATGACTATgtttgtctccgcatgctatcagactcgcttgtctctggatagcaaagggAACTGCAACAATCTCAAAAAACAATTAGAAACGGACGACCATCACTACCCCCGCACACCATCAAACTTGTTTGTCTCTGGATGGGAAAGGGGACTTCGATAGCCTCGGGACAATGAAAGCGAGTGACCATTACAGTCCCTGCATGCCATCAGACTTGAGTGTCTCTAGATAGCCGAGTGGAGACTTAAGTAGTCTTggtcgatagacattgagtTTTCGATGAAAAAAGTAGATGACCACATTTGGTCTCTATACGTCAACGAGCTCGCTTGCCCCTAGTTGACGAAGGTGgcggatgaccatgatttgTCTCCgtgtgtcatcggacttgccgtctctggatgacaaaggtgcggataaccatgagGTGTCTTCGCGTGCTATCAGactcgattgtctctggatagaaAGGGTGGCGGATGACCATAtgttgtctccgcgtgtcatttgacttgccgtctctggatgacaaaggtgagactaaagtagtctcggtcgatagacGTTGAGTCCTCTATGAAAAGAGCAGATGACCACATttggtctctgcatgtcaacggacttgcttgcctctggttgatgaAGGTGGCAGATGACAAtgatttgtctccgcatgtcattggacttgccgtctttggatgacaaaggtgtagataaccatgaggtgtctccgcgtgctatcagactcgattgtctctggatagcaagGGCGGCGGATGACCATAtgttgtctccgcgtgtcatcgaacttgccgtctctggatgacaaaggtgagactaaagtagtctcggtattctttcactaaaatgcaaacatgctttagcaaagaaacaaacctccagccgatcagagcaacatatatttttgaagaaaaacaatgtttctATTGGGGAAGGGAAGCATGCTGAtagaattttctcataaccataaatgagatttaggATATTAGCATTCCATTTCTAAacgatcatttagaggaaacaccgggttcaactgaaaatagaggaaaactactcaaagtgtataaatctcacataggcaagtgttttatcctaattccgaaccatatatatgtcatgacttgattttgcaaatcatttcctatcaaatcaaagataacatgCACAATCATGGATCAACAGGACATTTTCGGGAATGGTGtctttggtgggaaatttggctctgagtgttttggccttttccttttttgttttttttttcttttctctttggttCGACGCGGAACAAGTGTGGACACAAAGATTTGGTTGGTAACCAAGAAGGTGACTGCTTCATGCGTCCCCCAGGTCATggttgtttttccttttctttttgcttttgaaAATTCCGCACTTTGTTCAAACATTGTCTA is a window encoding:
- the BZIP119 gene encoding ABSCISIC ACID-INSENSITIVE 5-like protein 2 is translated as MGSQGGAVQEPKTTTPLARQGSLYNLTLDEVHNQLGNLGKPLGSMNLDELLKSVWSAEAGGGGEASGWDFGVGDATNMPHGKAAASGSSLNPQGSLTLSRDLSRKTVDEVWKDMQLKKVTNRDKKIQERQATLGEMTLEDFLVKAGVVAEALPTKGGAMSGVDSNGAFSQHGHWLQYQQLSSSTQQPNVMGGYVAGHAIQQPFQVGVNLVLDAAYSEQPASLMGTLSDTQTPGRKRGASGVVVEKTVERRQKRMIKNRESAARSRARRQAYTQELEIKVSRLEEENERLRRLNEMERALPSVPPPEPKPKQQLRRTSSAIF